Part of the Brassica napus cultivar Da-Ae chromosome A5 unlocalized genomic scaffold, Da-Ae chrA05_Random_11, whole genome shotgun sequence genome is shown below.
AAGGCCAACAAACAAAACTTAGATATTGATTTTGTTCTGATAAAAAAAGCGTTAGTTATAAGACTTGTGAACGCTAAGATGTTACTAACCATTCTCAATTGGATTTCCTCCTATTGAGGATCTACGTGATCTTTCAGTTCCTGATGGCATTACACCTGTGAGTGATTGCCTTCTCAGTGTTTTAGCGTTGGTTGTGTGTGGCGACTTCACACCACTGAAATTATTTGAGACTCCAAGCGGTGACCGTGGATTTGTAGGAATGTTCTCCTTTCTGTGGTAacaaaaacgttttcaataaACCTGCAGATgcataatattatgatagacaTAAAGTCATGTTCATACCTCTTCTCTGAGCCATTGATCAGCTTTCCGATTGTCCTCAGTGACTTCCGTATGTGTGAACTTTTTCCATTAGTCCTAGATCCACAAAATAAACTGTATCTCGTTTCTGGGATCTTCTTTAACAGGAG
Proteins encoded:
- the LOC125594211 gene encoding kinesin-like protein KIN-14L codes for the protein MAEQAFLNSSCCRLLLKKIPETRYSLFCGSRTNGKSSHIRKSLRTIGKLINGSEKRKENIPTNPRSPLGVSNNFSGVKSPHTTNAKTLRRQSLTGVMPSGTERSRRSSIGGNPIENGESGVRTAKTPPPLCVHHQR